One Nicotiana sylvestris chromosome 12, ASM39365v2, whole genome shotgun sequence genomic window carries:
- the LOC138883256 gene encoding uncharacterized protein: MALIVASLKLRPYFQYHLIAIVTTFPLRNVLHKPEFSGRLAKWEAEVSEFDIEYKLRTKIKSQVLADFVTNFSPELMHLAGKEAELVSGTTLGVGTLFTDGASNVKGSGLRIVLITPSSETLRQAIRKLPSTNNKVEYEALVVGLELARGLGSEVIEIKCDFQLVVNQVYEISNIKEECMQQYVNKVYTLLV, encoded by the coding sequence ATGGCTCTCATAGTTGCCTCTCTaaagcttaggccttattttcaatatcACCTGATAGCCATCGTTACAACCTTTCCCTTAAGGAATGTCCTTCACAAGCCTGAGTTCTCAGGTCGTTTGGCTAAATGGGAGGCTGAAGTTAGTGAATTTGACATTGAGTATAAACTGAGGACTAAAattaagtcacaagttttggctgATTTCGTGACCAATTTCAGTCCGGAATTAATGCATTTGGCTGGTAAGGAAGCAGAGCTAGTGTCAGGAACAACGTTGGGAGTTGGGACCTTGTTTACGGATGGAGCTTCCAACGTAAAAGGGTCTGGACTCCGAATAGTTCTAATCACGCCTTCGAGTGAGACCCTAAGACAGGCCATTAGAAAGCTACCTTCAACTAACAATAAAGTCGAGTATGAGGCTTTGGTTGTAGGACTTGAACTAGCCCGAGGGCTAGGTTCTGAGGTCATCGAGATAAAGTGTGACTTTCAACTGGTGGTAAACCAAGTGTATGAGATTTCCAACATAAAGGAGGAATGCATGCAGCAGTACGTGAACAAAGTTTATACGTTACTTGTATGA
- the LOC138883257 gene encoding uncharacterized protein: MTIRAVMVCLHFSSLSSRENALSVGALITSGVGERPLASNVQTLDNQLMRLDVSETSHVLAYTVSRSSLYERIRERQYDDSHLLVIKDMVRLGGAKQVTIGYDGVLRMQGHIRVPNMDRLRELIHEKARSLWYSIYPDAAKMYQDLRQHYWWGRMKKDTVAYVAQCLNCRHVKYEHQRTGGLLQRLETPKWKW; this comes from the exons ATGACTATTCGAGCTGTCATGGTTTGTCTTCACTTCAGTAGCCTCAGCAGCCGAGAAAATGCATTGAGTGTGGGGGCATTGATCACATCAGGAG ttggggaaagGCCGCTAGCATCAAATGTTCAGACTTTGGATAATCAGTTaatgaggttagatgtttcagaGACCAGTCATGTTTTAGCTTACACggtctctcggtcttccttgtatgagcgcatcagagagcgtcagtatgacgaCTCCCATTTGCTTGTCATTAAGGACATGGTGCGGctcggtggtgccaagcaggttactattGGATATGATGGGGTATTGCGGATGCAGGGTCATATccgtgtgcccaatatggataggcttcgtgagttgattcatGAGAAGGCCCGCAGTTTGTGGTATTCCATCTATCCAGATGCCGCCaagatgtaccaagatttgaggcagcattattggtgggggaggatgaagaaggatacggttgcatatgtagctcagtgtctGAATTGTCGGCATGTGAAATACGAGCACCAGAGgactggtggtttgcttcagaggcTTGAGACTCCTAAGTGGAAGTGGTAG